In the Populus trichocarpa isolate Nisqually-1 chromosome 1, P.trichocarpa_v4.1, whole genome shotgun sequence genome, ATATTTGGAGGAGGAAATATTCGTGGAGCAGCCTGAAGGTTTTGTTGTTcaaggagaagaggagaaagtATATTTGCTGAAAAAGGCTCTCTATGGTTTAAAGCAAGCACCAAGGGCTTGGTACAGCAGGATTGATGCTCATTTGTTAGACTTAGGCTTTACAAAAAGTCTAAGTGAATTTACACTCTATCTCagaaaaatcaatgatgaaTTGCTTGTGGTTTCTCTTTATGTGGATGATTTACTTGTGACAGGAAGTAACATGGAGTAGATTGATGTGTtcaaaagagaaatgaagaaaGTCTTTGAAATGACTGACTTGGGAAAGATGACATTCTTTCTCGGCATGGAAGTTCAACAAAAGCAGAATGAAATCTTCATATGTCAGCAAAAATATGCCAAAGAGATTTTAAAGAAGTTCAACATGGAAGAGTGCAGATCAACAGCAACACCAATGAATCAAAAGGAGAAATTTTGCAAAGAAGATGGAGCTGCAAAGATTGATGAAACACTCTACAGAACCTTAATAGGATGCTTAATGTATCTTACTGCAACAAGACCCGACATTATGAATGCTACAAGTATACCTTCAAGGTATATGCATTGTGCAAGTGAAATTCATTTTCAGGCAGCAAAAAGAATTGTCAGATATATTAAGGGAACAATTGACTATGGATTGAAGTTCTGTCAAGTCAAAAACTCCATACTCCATGGTTATTCTGACAGTGATTGGGCCAACTGTGTTGATGATATGAGAAGCACTTCAggttattgttttagttttggttcTGCCATTTTTTCGTGGAGTTCAAAGAAGCAAGAATTCATTACTCAATCCACAGCTGAGGCAGAGTATGTTGCTGCTACTGCTGCTGTGAATCAGGCTATTTGGATTAGAAAGTTAATGGCTGATCTGCAGATGGAGCAAAAGGAAAGCACACAAATACTTGTAgacaatcaagctgcaattGCAATTGCAAAAAATCTTGTGTTTCATGGCAAAACGAAACATTTCAAACTGAAACTCTATTTCCTAAGAGAAGGTGAAATACAGCTAATCTATTgcaaaacagaaaatcaaaatgctgaTATTCTGACCAAGCCGCTTCCTCAAGCAAAGTATGAATTCTTTAGGCAGAGACTTGGAGTCTGTAGCTTCAGAGCCAAAGAGGAGTGTTGAATTCATGTCTCAGAAGCTGTTGATGAAGAAGTTGCTGATGAAGAAACAGCTGATATGGAATCTGCTGATGTGGAAGCTGTTAtgagtttttagttttaataaaacactAGCTATTTGAATTAGTCAATTTCTGTTAGGATTGATATAatccttttgtttaattattatccttTGAATTCTGTTACGTAACAGCAGGATAATGTTGCTGTTACTTGCCTTTAAAGCTTTACTTTTCAATGTTTTCTATTAAGTCTGCATAATCAATAAAACAGAGAGCAAGAAGTCGATATTCGTTCTCTTTTGCATTTTCATTTGTTAAAATCCAACGGTCTGCTTGTGGCAATGGCGAGGTTTGATGTGCTGTCTCCTTTACTAAATGTCTCTTAAGAATGGACACCGCAGACCCCATTCCCTCTATAAGTTGAATAAACAGGGGCTATGTGTGAAACTCTCTTACAGTCTTCACCTGGCTCATGTACTGTGACCCGGAACAACTCATCTGTCAGTGTCCAAAAACTGAAGCACTTTCAGTTCAGTTAGATGCTCTGGTCCGGATGTAACTCATGATAATTagctttaaataataataaaatatttcttaaatattttagaaggCCTCATTTTGGCCCTGTTCACCTTAAGCCGCCTCTGACAACAACAGGCAAGAATTGAATTTGATATGCACTTATTCAGACAATCCATGCTCGAGATTAGTGAAATAATCATTACACTGTGCACCAAGGAGGATACAGGGGAAtggaagagagaaacataaacatGATTAATTTACAATGATCTGTATATACCAGACAGACATTTGATAACTAATCACAGCACGTTATTTCCAAGTATAGTTGCGTTTGTACAAAGTGGGGCTAAGCTGGGCAGAATGTTTGTCTTCTAATTTGGCACTCAATAAAGAGAAGATATCCCAATTGCCATTATTCCAATACGTAGAGTAAACATCTGGCACATGTGCAACCTTCAAGTAATCTCCATCTTCTCCATTCGGATGCAGCGTCATAACTAGTTCTTTCGGCATGTTGAAAAATTCCAATACTTTCAGTGTGCTCAAGTGTTCAATGCCTGATGGCACCCTCCGCAACGATTTGCAGCTTTGGACTATCATCTTTTCTAGACTAGGCATCGCTCCCCGCTCTACAATTATTATCCTGAGCCTGTCTAGTTTATTTAGCCCCAAAAACTTGAGCCGCTGAAATCCCTTGGCTTGAAAACACAAGATCTCTCCATTGTAAACCTGTACGAATTCAAGATGCACTAGATTGGGCAAATATTGAAGAGATAGCAGTGGATCTTCACTTAACTTACTCCATTTTAGAACCAACTTGACCAAACTGTCCAGTGAAGATATCCAATCTGGAAACTTCTCCATACGTCCTGCCAAGTACAATCGTTGAAGAAATTGAGGAGGCGATGCTAAGTAGTCCAGATCAATAATCTCGCTTTCTGTGATTGAAGTAAGTGACAAGGCACGAAGATTCGTCAGCCTTTCAATAGAAGAACAGAGAGCCtttccatgttttttcttcaacttaacAATTCCTAACCTTCTCAACTGTTTCAATCTTCCCAGTTCCAACATAAGATTCCTGCCTTGATGTGCCTCTACGAAGCAAAGCTTTTGTATGGATTGTAGACCTCCAATATGAGCTGGTGCCTTGAAACCGTATTTGGCGGGGATCCGGTCATCAGAATCAATTTCATAGCGATACACCAAGAGGTAGCAAAGTTTTCGGAGCTTCCGAATCTCAGCAGGTAATACAGAAACTTGGGCATGTTTCAGATCCAACGTCTCAAGATTCTTAAGCTTGCTAATGGAACTTGGAATGAAACTCACTCTGGTATTCCtcaaacttaaatattttaagaggAAGAGGCTGACAACTTCATTAGGAAATTCCTTTAGAGGTGCACCTTCCAGATCCAGCACGTGAAGCAGCCTGAGACGACCAGAAAATAAGTTGTGCACAGGAGACTCATAACTACAATCTGCCACCCAGAATGTCAGCAATGAACGAAATCGAGAGGCAACATGTCTTTGCTGTTTACTTGGCATGACATTATGCATCGACACACGACGAACTTTTTCTGGCCATATCGTGCCTTCTTCCTTGGCAATTGCCACAAAGTCCTGATCCTTTGCCTTTGTAATCATAATCTCGCGCAGGAGGTCATGGACGCGGCATGTTTTGACCCGTCCATCACTGGTTGCCTTAACCACTTGAACCAAGCTTCTCTTCATGAGCTCATTCAGGTAGTCTTGTGCAACTTCCTCTACTGTCATTCCTTCTTTGCCTTTCACAAATCCTTCAGCTATCCACAATCGAATAAGCCTCATACGCTTGATTCGATTACCTACAGGGAAGATGCTGAAATACAACAAACAAGATTTAAGATAGTAAGGCAAATCATTGTAACTGAGTGACAGTATTTTTCTTGCACTCATCAGCATGTCATTTTCTTCTAATCCAGCACCGAGGCTAAGATGTACCATTTCCCATTCGTCTGTTTTACTCTTGTCCTTTGTTGCCAGAACACCACTAATTGCTACAATTGCAAGCGGCAATCCCTCACATCTACCCAAAATTGTTTCTGAAACATTCTTCAAATGTGGAGGGCAAAGGTTATCCTGAAATATCTTTTTGCAGAACAAAGTCCAAGATTCTTCTTGAGACAACGGATTTAAAGGGTAGACTTTGTCAGGGGAATCCATGCATGAAGTAGAGGCAACTTCAGTATTACGTGTTGTGACCAATATCCGACTGCCACAGATATTGTTCGGCAACGCATGCTGGAAAGCACGCCAAGCACTTGTGTGCCACACATCGTCCAGGACAATCAGGTATTTCTTCTGTCGGAGGAATTCATGGATGACACTCCTTAGCTTATTATAGTTCATGCTGTCCACACCTTTTGGATCTGGTTTCCTGTGAACACGGAAGAGCTGTTGAATCATGTCTTTTAAGAGGTCCTCTCTCTTAAAAGATTGAGATACAGTTATCCAAGCACGGAACTTGAAGTGTTTCTTCACGTCTGAATCATCGTAGACCTTTTTGACCAAGGTTGATTTTCCCAAGCCTCCCATTCCGACCACAGAAATCACTTCACGTCCTGATTTGCTTCCTAGAAGCCACTCGATCAGCTGCTTTTTGGGTTTTTCAATGCCCACCAGATCAGCTTCTTCTAGTAGAAGGGCATCCTTTTGACATTCAAGCCTAGGGATGCTGATGGAGCTTGATCCTTgaatcattatattatttttattgcagtATCTCCGATGTGACTCTGAGATACTGATCACCCGAGACttgatgatttgaatttttgaagCAATTCGACGCCGAGCTCTTGCATCCTTAATAGAGCGAGAGATTTTCctgaaacaggaaaaaaaccCGTGCCCAGTATCACTAGCAAGGGATAGGCTGAAATTATCGAGAGCATCCTCCGTGTCATAAGCTGCATCTCTCACTTTCTTGATCAAACATTTTAGAACAGGATCACCGTCTTCCATCGCATCTGCAAGTCTTAGGAAGGCTGTCATGAACTCAAGCTCATCACTGATATACTCTGCTTCACCCTGGACTCCTGCCAGTTGTTTTCCCCTTTCTGCAAGGAAGTCTCCGAGCTTGGTGAGTAAAAAAGTAACCACGCCCTCAGACATGGATGGTCTTTTTAGCTTTCCAATTAGTGTTTCTGAAACTCCAGGGAGTGCAATAATGGTGTTTGGAGTTGGGGTTGGCTTGTAACTTTCGAAAGTTAACTCTGTCTACATAATGGCATTGCATAGATATATCTGGTAAATCTGAATGAGCACTTCCttcatgaaaatgatttttagtAGCCAATGAGACGTTTTCTTAAGAGTGTAGGCCACTTCCAATCACCATCAGCTAGGCTAATCTATAATTGCTGTCTACGTAGTTTACTATTTCAATCTCCAGGCAACTTCTCTGCAATCGCGTGTCCATCTGTCTAACCAGTGCCTTAATCCTTTTCTGAACAAGGAaattccttttctctctctcacggATAAAAGGcaaattaataattgttttttttttaccatgtagTTTCAGcaaagaaacttaaaaaatttgttattttcttctcaGAAATTTAAGACCCTGCCGTTATCAGATACAAATGGATTCTTAAGCCCACCTTGCTGAATGTAAAGAGATGAGGTGGTTGAGTGTAAATCCTGCAATGTAATGTCTAACCAGCTAGATGGTTGCGACATTAGctgttttaaattaatgtaaaaCTTGTCCAAGACAAACAATCTGACGCCAACATGAAGGTTTTACAATCAGCTCTAgcatataaatattagaattatGGGGTGGAAAACGACCGGCAATATGTGCATCgaggaataaattaaagataagataagaaaaatgaaagggtGATTCTAGCTGACACACCATGTTAGgtaatatctaataaaatagCCAACCCCAAGTTGAGCTGACGCTGCTTGCTTTCAGCTAGTGACACGATGCTCTCTCACGTGCAGACGATACTATACTAGATTGACGGGGTGTTTGACACagttttctgtttctgtttctgtttctattttttaaaagtgtttttggattgaaaaaaacattaaattgatatttgttttagtgttttgtgCTTCCCTGTACAGATAACAAGGTAACATGTGCTTTCTCTGCATATATAGTTGATAAATCTGTAAG is a window encoding:
- the LOC112325930 gene encoding disease resistance protein RPM1-like isoform X2 → MSEGVVTFLLTKLGDFLAERGKQLAGVQGEAEYISDELEFMTAFLRLADAIEDGDPVLKCLIKKVRDAAYDTEDALDNFSLSLASDTGHGFFSCFRKISRSIKDARARSRIASKIQSIKSRVVSISESHRRYCNKNNIMIQGSSSINIPRLGCQKDALLLEEADLVGIEKPKKQMIEWLLGSKSGREVISVVGMGGLGKSTLVKKVYDDSDVKKHFKFRAWITVSQSFKREDLLKDMIQQLFRVHRKPDPKGVDNMNYNKLRSVIHEFLRQKKYLIVLDDVWHTSAWRAFQHALPNNICGSRILVTTRNTEVASTSCMDSPDKVYPLNPLSQEESWTLFCKKIFQDNPRPPHLKNVSETILGRCEGLPLAIVAISGVLATKDKSKTDEWEMVHLSLGVGLEENDMLMSARKILSLSYNDLPYYLKSCLLYFSIFPVGNRIKRMRLIRLWIAEGFVKGKEGMTVEEVAQDYLNELMKRSLVQVVKATSDGRVKTCRVHDLLREIMITKAKDQDFVAIAKEEGTIWPEKVRRVSMHNVMPSKQQRHVASRFRSLLTFWVADCSYESPVHNLFSGRLRLLHVLDLEGAPLKEFPNEVVSLFLLKYLSLRNTRVSFIPSSISKLKNLETLDLKHAQVSVLPAEIRKLRKLCYLLVYRYEIDSDDRIPAKYGFKAPAHIGGLQSIQKLCFVEAHQGRNLMLELGRLKQLRRLGIVKLKKKHGKALCSSIERLTNLRALSLTSITESEIIDLDYLASPPQFLQRLYLAGRMEKFPDWISSLDSLVKLVLKWSKLSEDPLLSLQYLPNLVHLEFVQVYNGEILCFQAKGFQRLKFLGLNKLDRLRIIIVERGAMPSLEKMIVQSCKSLRRVPSGIEHLSTLKVLEFFNMPKELVMTLHPNGEDGDYLKVAHVPDVYSTYWNNGNWDIFSLLSAKLEDKHSAQLSPTLYKRNYTWK